Proteins encoded within one genomic window of Candidatus Acidiferrales bacterium:
- a CDS encoding chromate resistance protein ChrB domain-containing protein — MKWVTRSNIKVDRVACPWLIRRFIDPAAEFLFVHEAQLLEVARRENAIPFDAPRLAEVQLNHRGERCTFEAILEDYHLSDSALHRLGLIVRAADVKGQEHVAPEGLGLRAIAEGFAHLELSDAERLARQVPIYNALYEYVCRQAR, encoded by the coding sequence ATGAAGTGGGTCACACGCAGCAACATCAAGGTGGACCGTGTTGCCTGTCCCTGGCTCATTCGACGCTTCATTGATCCGGCCGCAGAGTTTCTCTTTGTTCACGAAGCGCAACTGCTTGAGGTAGCGCGCCGGGAGAATGCCATCCCCTTCGACGCGCCGCGTCTCGCGGAAGTCCAGCTCAACCATCGCGGTGAGCGCTGCACCTTCGAGGCAATTTTGGAGGACTACCATCTGTCGGATTCCGCATTGCATCGGTTGGGTCTGATCGTTCGCGCCGCTGATGTCAAAGGACAGGAGCACGTCGCTCCCGAAGGGCTCGGACTACGAGCGATTGCCGAGGGATTTGCACACCTGGAACTCTCCGATGCGGAGCGACTGGCCCGTCAGGTTCCTATCTACAACGCACTGTACGAGTACGTTTGCCGGCAGGCGCGCTAG
- a CDS encoding DinB family protein produces the protein MPPTHLDLVKAREKKLGRLAAVRAELFATVQPLEDSSYRFRPGEPQWNRGWCVAEILLHLEKVESAIARGLEAAARGDPPPPSSWFSRLLRLPPRWVEYRILKASAPRGVRPDQIVPKEAMLSHLSELRQRLLETFARVPEGSLTCYRFPHPFLGTYNVLEWIELLGAHECRHLKQIREVLARQAHLSDYR, from the coding sequence ATGCCGCCGACACATCTTGATCTTGTCAAAGCACGCGAGAAGAAGCTCGGAAGACTGGCCGCCGTGCGCGCCGAGCTGTTCGCCACCGTGCAGCCGCTGGAGGACTCCTCGTACCGCTTTCGCCCCGGAGAACCCCAATGGAATCGGGGCTGGTGCGTGGCGGAAATACTTTTGCATCTGGAAAAGGTTGAATCGGCCATCGCCCGGGGACTCGAAGCTGCCGCTCGCGGCGACCCTCCGCCGCCGTCTTCCTGGTTCTCGCGGCTGCTCCGGTTGCCACCGCGTTGGGTGGAGTATCGCATCCTGAAGGCCAGCGCCCCGCGCGGCGTTCGGCCTGACCAGATCGTGCCGAAAGAAGCGATGCTCTCCCACCTGAGCGAGCTCCGGCAGCGATTACTGGAGACGTTCGCGCGTGTACCGGAGGGGAGCCTAACGTGTTATCGCTTCCCCCATCCCTTCCTCGGGACCTATAACGTGCTCGAGTGGATCGAACTTCTGGGCGCCCACGAATGCCGTCACCTGAAACAGATTCGCGAAGTGCTTGCCCGCCAAGCACACCTTTCGGACTATCGTTAA
- a CDS encoding CPBP family intramembrane glutamic endopeptidase gives MSASTGLSAKLDQQARGAIFFLLLATLALQISWVLPLFGLAGTPVARHLIRMVIKWFLFVVFIRMMRSGTAGLGWRELGFRNDGWRDRAKQLGLAVALTAPVAVVFAASPTLQNLVLRNLDGGAAGTMPGSAGHLFGNIFGIMFGSIIFGIIAVAFTAAFVEELFWRGYALAVLPARVGLFGAVTIASALFALTHTYLGLSAVVLTFGGGIALSLVYWWRRSLLLNIAIHFLSDVAAPIYVLSKL, from the coding sequence ATGTCCGCCTCGACGGGGCTATCGGCAAAGCTCGACCAGCAGGCACGTGGAGCGATCTTTTTTCTTCTGCTCGCCACCCTGGCCCTGCAGATCTCCTGGGTGCTTCCGCTTTTCGGGCTTGCCGGGACGCCTGTTGCGCGACACCTCATCCGGATGGTCATCAAATGGTTTCTATTTGTCGTCTTTATCCGGATGATGCGTTCCGGCACGGCGGGACTTGGGTGGCGCGAGTTGGGGTTCAGGAACGATGGGTGGAGGGACCGGGCCAAGCAACTTGGGTTAGCAGTGGCTTTGACCGCACCGGTCGCGGTTGTATTCGCGGCGTCCCCGACTCTCCAAAACCTTGTCCTGCGCAACCTCGATGGCGGCGCGGCCGGGACTATGCCCGGAAGCGCCGGGCATCTGTTCGGCAACATTTTTGGCATCATGTTCGGCAGCATTATTTTCGGGATTATAGCTGTCGCGTTCACAGCCGCCTTTGTTGAGGAATTGTTTTGGCGGGGCTATGCGCTGGCGGTGTTGCCCGCGCGGGTTGGCCTTTTCGGAGCAGTGACGATCGCTTCCGCGCTCTTCGCCCTGACCCACACCTACTTGGGGCTATCGGCGGTCGTTCTCACCTTCGGCGGCGGAATCGCTTTGAGCCTCGTCTATTGGTGGAGACGGAGCTTGCTGCTGAACATCGCCATCCATTTCCTCAGCGACGTTGCCGCGCCGATCTACGTCCTGTCGAAACTATGA
- a CDS encoding DUF1259 domain-containing protein, with amino-acid sequence MRVRTAILVICMVATQYMSRLSSPAWAEEMPSDYQDALKYLGKQGDYKAGVLKVNIPRNDLEVSVAGVATPTPFGFGGWVAMTKGDSGMDVMMGDLVLLQEEVNPVMTALLDSGLDVTALHNHFFWEEPRVFYMHIHGHGKAMDLAQRVKPALDLIGKVGASGATARKSPAKVLAPASSLDTAKIARIVGHTGEQNGPVYKITIGRDDRKVKEMGATINARMGLNTWAAFIGTNENAAIAGDVAMLEGEITPVLKALRQHGLEVVAIHHHMTGSRPVIIFLHYWGKAPAEKLATGFRAALEELGKSGRGKEH; translated from the coding sequence ATGAGAGTGCGAACGGCAATTCTGGTTATTTGCATGGTGGCTACCCAATACATGAGCAGGTTGAGTTCACCGGCATGGGCGGAAGAGATGCCGAGCGACTATCAGGACGCCCTGAAGTATCTCGGCAAGCAGGGCGACTACAAGGCTGGCGTCCTCAAGGTCAACATCCCGCGAAATGATTTGGAGGTGAGCGTCGCCGGAGTCGCTACGCCAACGCCATTCGGCTTTGGCGGCTGGGTGGCCATGACGAAGGGGGATAGCGGAATGGACGTGATGATGGGCGATTTGGTCCTGCTCCAGGAAGAGGTGAACCCGGTGATGACGGCGCTGCTCGACAGTGGCCTGGACGTCACTGCTCTGCACAACCACTTCTTCTGGGAAGAGCCGCGCGTCTTCTACATGCACATTCATGGTCACGGCAAGGCAATGGATCTTGCGCAGAGGGTCAAGCCTGCTCTCGACCTGATCGGCAAGGTCGGTGCGAGCGGCGCAACAGCACGCAAAAGCCCCGCGAAAGTTTTGGCACCGGCAAGCTCACTCGATACCGCGAAGATCGCACGCATCGTCGGGCACACGGGCGAGCAGAATGGGCCGGTCTATAAAATCACGATCGGCCGGGACGACCGCAAAGTAAAGGAGATGGGCGCGACAATCAATGCTCGTATGGGACTGAACACCTGGGCTGCCTTTATAGGGACGAATGAAAACGCGGCGATTGCCGGCGATGTGGCTATGCTCGAAGGCGAAATCACGCCGGTGTTAAAGGCGCTGCGCCAGCACGGCCTGGAGGTGGTGGCGATTCATCACCACATGACCGGTTCACGCCCCGTGATTATCTTTCTGCACTATTGGGGTAAGGCCCCGGCTGAGAAACTGGCCACCGGTTTCCGGGCTGCGCTCGAGGAATTGGGCAAGAGCGGCCGAGGGAAGGAACATTGA